The Desulfonatronum lacustre DSM 10312 region GGCGAAGCCACAGCCCGTGAGGGCCGGACACAGGACGTGTCCGGTAGCTTTTCTTGCTCCTTGCACTTGGGGTTTTTGAACGAACTGCCGACAAAGGACTTTTTCAACACTCACATTGCCAATAATTCGAAGGAGGAGAGATTATGTCTGGCTGTAAGCCCCAAGGTGCGCCGGTCATCCCGGTCACCCCGCAAAGCAACTATTCCGGCCCCGTAATTGTTGATCCGTTGACCAGGATCGAGGGTCACCTGCGCCTGGAAGTGGAAGTGGACAACGGCAAGGTCAAGAACGCCTGGTCCAGCTCCCAACTCTACCGCGGCCTGGAAACCATCCTCAAGGGCCGCGACCCGCGCGACGCCCAGCACTTCACCCAGCGGGCCTGCGGGGTCTGCACCTACACCCACGCCCTGGCGTCCACCCGGTGTCTGGACGATGCCGTGGGCGTCAACATTCCCGAGAACGCCCGGCTTGTCCGCAACTTGGTGATGGCCTCCCAGACATGGATCGACCATCTGATCCATTTCTACGTGCTGCATGCCCTGGACTGGGTGGACGTGACCAGCGCCTTGCAGGCCGACCCGGCCAAGGCGGCCAAGATCGCCGGCAACATCTCCCCCCGGCCGACCAGCGCCGAGGACTTGAAGGCCGTTCAGGACAAGCTGACCGCCTTCGTGAACCAGGGCCAGTTGGGCATTTTCACCAACGCCGCCTTCCTGGGCGGTCATCCGGCCTACTACCTGCCGCCGGAGGTCAACCTGATCGCCACGGCCCATTACCTGGAAGCCCTGCGCCTGCAGATCAAGGGCTCCCGCGCCATGGCCATTTTCGGCGGCAAGGTCCCCCACACCCAGTTCACCATCAGCGGCGGCGTAACGTGCTACGATGCCCTGCGTCCCGAGCGCATCGAGGAATACCGCGCCCTGTACAAGGAAACCCGCGATTTCATCGAACAGGTGTACATCCCGGATCTGCTGGCCGTGGCCTCCTATTACAAGGATTGGGCCGGGATCGGCGGCTGTACCAACTACCTGGCATTTGGCGAGTACCCCCAGGTGGAGAAGGACATCAACTCCCGCTGGTATCCCCAGGGCGTGATCATGAACCGCGACCTGACCAACGTGAAAGATTTCGATCCCGCGGCCATCTACGAACACGTGGCCGCCAGCTGGTACGAAGGCACTGAAGCCCGGCATCCCTACGAAGGCGTGACCGAACCCAAGTACACCAGCCTGGACGACAAGGAGCGCTATTCCTGGATGAAGGCCCCCCGGTACCAGGACGAATCCATGGAAGTGGGCCCGCTGGCTCAGGTGCTGGTGGCCTATGCCAAGGGTCAGCCCGAGGTGAAGGCGGCCGTGGACCTGGTGCTGAACCATCTCGGCGTGGGCGCCGACGCCCTGCACTCCACTCTGGGCCGGACCGCGGCCCGGGGCATCCATGCCCTGACCGTCGTCCAAAAGACCGAGGATTGGCTGGACGAACTGGCGGAAAACGTGAAGAGGGGCGACACCAAAATCGCCGAGAATCACGAGATGCCGGACGAGGCCGAAGGTGTCGGCTATTGCGACGCCCCCCGCGGCGCGTTGAGCCACTGGATCAAAATCAAGGGCGGCAAGATCGAGAACTTCCAACTCGTGGTCCCCTCCACCTGGAACCTGGGGCCGCGCTGCGACAAGGGCAAGCTGGGCCCGGTGGAAGAAGCGCTGATCAACACCCCCATTGCCGACCCCAAACGCCCTGTGGAACTGCTGCGCACCGTGCACTCCTTTGACCCCTGCATCGCCTGCGGCGTCCACGTCATCGACTCCAAGACCAATCAGGTCCACGAGTTCAAGATCCTCTAATCCTTGCCTTGCCGAGACGCCTACCGAAAAGGTAAGCGCTCGGAGAGTACAAGGTGAGTGATTCACGGAGAGCGAAGCGGTCTTCATGGTCCTTCGCTCTCCGTCTTTATGGAAGTCCAACCCGCGGACGGAACCCTACGATGCCGAAAAATCCCCAGGTAATGCATCCGCCTGAAGTCGCCAGACACATCAACGAAGCCTGTACCCGGTGCGGGACCTGTGTCCGCCGGTGCGCCTTTTTGACCAAGTACGGTATGCCCGGGGATATTGCCCGCCGGGTGCTGACCGGGGAACGCACCGTCGATCCGTACGAATGCAGTCTGTGCAACCTTTGCGCCGCGGTTTGCCCGGAAGAACTCGCTCCGGGCGACCTGTTCCTGGCCCTGCGTCGCCTGGCCGCGAACCAGGGTTTGGTGGACTTCAAGCCCTATGCGCCACTGCTCGGCTACGAAAAGCGCGGCCATTCCAGTCTCTTTGCCTGGTATCCCTCCACGCCCGCCAAAACAGTATTCTTTCCGGGCTGCACCCTTCCCGGCACCCGTCCCCGAGTCACATGGCGTTTCTTCGAGACCTTGCGCGAACTTGAGCCGGAGACGACCATGGTTCTGGACTGCTGCCACAAGCCGTCCCACGATCTGGGACGGCAATCCTTTTTTTTCGAGCAATTCCGGAGCATCCGGGATCGCCTCCTGGCTTTGGGCGTGGAACGGGTCATCGTGGCCTGCCCCAACTGCCACAAGGTCTTCAGGAAGTACGGGGAG contains the following coding sequences:
- a CDS encoding (Fe-S)-binding protein, which translates into the protein MPKNPQVMHPPEVARHINEACTRCGTCVRRCAFLTKYGMPGDIARRVLTGERTVDPYECSLCNLCAAVCPEELAPGDLFLALRRLAANQGLVDFKPYAPLLGYEKRGHSSLFAWYPSTPAKTVFFPGCTLPGTRPRVTWRFFETLRELEPETTMVLDCCHKPSHDLGRQSFFFEQFRSIRDRLLALGVERVIVACPNCHKVFRKYGEGLTVTTVYEVMAQKQARMTKESATVSLSTTAQVTVHDPCPLRDQPGVHQAVRSLLAARGFDIREMEDSGTRTLCCGEGGAVGFRNPTLAATWVEKRRTQAQGDRIITYCAGCAGFLNRAAPTSHLGDVLFEPERALTGKNMMAKAPITYLNRLLLKRQLKRLS
- a CDS encoding nickel-dependent hydrogenase large subunit encodes the protein MSGCKPQGAPVIPVTPQSNYSGPVIVDPLTRIEGHLRLEVEVDNGKVKNAWSSSQLYRGLETILKGRDPRDAQHFTQRACGVCTYTHALASTRCLDDAVGVNIPENARLVRNLVMASQTWIDHLIHFYVLHALDWVDVTSALQADPAKAAKIAGNISPRPTSAEDLKAVQDKLTAFVNQGQLGIFTNAAFLGGHPAYYLPPEVNLIATAHYLEALRLQIKGSRAMAIFGGKVPHTQFTISGGVTCYDALRPERIEEYRALYKETRDFIEQVYIPDLLAVASYYKDWAGIGGCTNYLAFGEYPQVEKDINSRWYPQGVIMNRDLTNVKDFDPAAIYEHVAASWYEGTEARHPYEGVTEPKYTSLDDKERYSWMKAPRYQDESMEVGPLAQVLVAYAKGQPEVKAAVDLVLNHLGVGADALHSTLGRTAARGIHALTVVQKTEDWLDELAENVKRGDTKIAENHEMPDEAEGVGYCDAPRGALSHWIKIKGGKIENFQLVVPSTWNLGPRCDKGKLGPVEEALINTPIADPKRPVELLRTVHSFDPCIACGVHVIDSKTNQVHEFKIL